The Canis aureus isolate CA01 chromosome 11, VMU_Caureus_v.1.0, whole genome shotgun sequence genome has a segment encoding these proteins:
- the OXER1 gene encoding oxoeicosanoid receptor 1, whose amino-acid sequence MESHNLSSSSPLLSLPPSTLPASLPPSLPPLLSSTPSAFTTDLGAPGEALGSCLPASSHMVSAFLAPILGVEFVLGLLGNSLALFIFCFHTRPWTSNTVFLVSLVVADFLLIINLPLRVDYYFLHEHWRFGATICKLNLFMLSTNRSASVVFLTAIALNRYLKVVWPHHVLSQVSVWAAAKVAAGLWGSILLLNGHLLLAAYTDHSCLSYRLGAKPSASVRWHQALFLLEFFLPLALILFAIVSIGLTIWRRSLGGQAGPQRAVRMLAVVVAVYTVCFLPSVIFGLASMVAFRLRACHALAVCTQLFHGSLAFTYLNSVLDPVLYCFSSPSFLRQTRALLGLSQGWQGPASDESSYQPSARRWGTSRKAKATDKLREVRLEGPLE is encoded by the coding sequence ATGGAATCTCATAACCTgagctcttcctctcccctcctttccctccctccctccactctccctgcctccctccccccctccctccctcccctcctgtctTCAACTCCTTCTGCCTTCACCACAGACTTGGGGGCCCCCGGAGAGGCCTTGGgttcctgcctcccagcctcctcccacaTGGTGTCTGCCTTCCTGGCGCCAATCCTGGGTGTGGAGTTTGTCCTGGGCCTGCTGGGCAACAGCTTGGctctcttcatcttctgcttCCACACGCGGCCCTGGACTTCCAACACGGTGTTCCTGGTCAGCCTGGTCGTTGCTGACTTTCTCCTGATCATCAACCTGCCCCTGCGCGTGGACTACTACTTCCTGCACGAGCACTGGCGCTTCGGAGCCACCATCTGCAAGCTCAACCTCTTCATGCTGTCCACCAACCGCTCGGCCAGCGTGGTCTTCCTCACGGCCATCGCCCTCAACCGCTACCTGAAGGTGGTGTGGCCCCACCACGTGCTGAGCCAGGTGTCCGTGTGGGCTGCCGCCAAGGTGGCCGCGGGGCTCTGGGGGAGCATCCTGCTCCTCAACGGGCACCTGCTCCTGGCCGCCTACACCGACCACTCCTGCCTCAGTTACCGACTGGGAGCAAAGCCCTCGGCCTCAGTCCGCTGGCACCAGGCACTGTTCCTGTTGGAATTCTTCCTGCCGCTGGCGCTCATCCTCTTTGCCATCGTGAGCATCGGGCTTACCATCTGGCGCCGCAGCCTGGGTGGCCAGGCGGGCCCGCAGAGAGCCGTGCGCATGCTGGCCGTGGTGGTGGCTGTCTACACCGTCTGCTTCTTGCCCAGCGTCATCTTCGGCTTGGCTTCCATGGTGGCCTTCCGCCTGCGCGCCTGCCACGCCCTGGCCGTGTGCACACAGCTCTTCCATGGCTCCCTGGCCTTCACCTACCTCAACAGTGTCCTGGATCCTGTGCTCTACTGCTTCTCCAGCCCCAGCTTCCTCCGCCAGACCCGGGCCCTGCTGGGCCTCTCCCAGGGCTGGCAGGGCCCAGCGAGTGACGAGAGCTCCTACCAGCCCTCCGCCCGGCGCTGGGGGACCTCCAGGAAGGCGAAGGCTACGGACAAGCTACGGGAGGTCCGGCTGGAGGGCCCACTAGAGTAA
- the HAAO gene encoding 3-hydroxyanthranilate 3,4-dioxygenase, with translation MARPVRVKTWVEENRASFLPPVCNKLLHQKQLKVMFIGGPNIRKDYHIEEGEEVFYQLEGDMVLRVLERGQHRDVTIRQGEIFLLPAGVPHSPQRFADTVGLVIERRRLETELDGLRYYVGDTMDVLFEKWFYCEDLGTQLAPIIQEFFSSEQHKTGKPIPDQLLKEPPFPLSTRSVMEPMSLEAWLDGHRRQLQAGTPLSLFGDNYETQVIVHGQGSSKHPGQDVDVWLWQLEGSSMVTMGEQHLSLAPDDSLLVPAGNAYAWERGRGSVALAVTQDPTRKKPLG, from the exons GCACCAGAAGCAACTCAAAGTCATGTTCATTGGAGGCCCCAACATCAGGAAGGACTACCACAttgaggagggtgaggag GTGTTTTACCAGCTCGAAGGCGACATGGTTCTCCGAGTCCTGGAGCGCGGGCAACACCGGGATGTGACCATTCGGCAGGGGGAG ATATTCCTCCTGCCGGCTGGCGTACCCCACTCTCCACAGAGGTTTGCTGACACCGTGGGACTGGTCATTGAACGCAGGCGGCTGGAAACGGAGCTGGATGGGCTCAG GTACTACGTTGGAGACACCATGGATGTCCTGTTTGAGAAGTGGTTCTACTGCGAGGATCTTGGCACACAGCTGGCCCCCATCATCCAGGA GTTCTTCAGCTCTGAGCAGCACAAAACAGGAAAACCCATCCCTG ACCAGCTGCTCAAGGAACCACCATTCCCCCTGAGCACACGATCTGTCATGGAGCCCATGTCCTTGGAAGCCTGGCTGGATGGCCACCGCAGACAGCTGCAGGCAGGCACACCCCTCAGCCTGTTTGGGGACAACTATGAGACACAG GTGATCGTCCATGGACAGGGCAGCAGCAAACACCCAGGACAGGACGTGGATGTGTGGCTGTGGCAGTTG GAGGGCTCCTCTATGGTGACGATGGGGGAACAGCATCTGAGCCTGGCCCCAGATGACAGCCTTCTGGTGCCAGCCGGGAACGC GTATGCCTGGGAGCGAGGGCGAGGCTCTGTGGCCCTGGCTGTGACCCAGGACCCCACGCGCAAGAAGCCCCTGGGCTGA